The following are encoded together in the Platichthys flesus chromosome 9, fPlaFle2.1, whole genome shotgun sequence genome:
- the c9h1orf52 gene encoding UPF0690 protein C1orf52 homolog, translated as MSEEKTSGSLGFFSSYDDLSDSSDSDEEERGGRKKKPGTEAPGGEAESSQPGGGRGAAGGAPLPKPDELFRSVSKPAFLYNPLNKQIDWDSLSVKAPEEPARQFKPWKTNAVPPPDSYAAEPEKKKGPPPGMDMAIKWSNVYEDNGEDAPQPFTGNAQFLPSEEQQPSDSDEDPDLAGASAKKRRVETFKQKEKRKRDMGQATSDKNFVEEEKRILRQNID; from the exons ATGTCCGAGGAGAAGACCTCGGGCTCTCTGGGCTTCTTTTCCAGCTACGACGACCTGAGCGACAGCAGCGACTCGGACGAGGAGGAGCGGGGCGGGCGGAAGAAGAAGCCGGGCACCGAGGCTCCGGGCGGGGAAGCCGAGTCGTCGCAGCCCggcggagggagaggagcgGCCGGCGGGGCTCCGCTGCCCAAACCCGACGAGCTGTTCCGCTCTGTGTCCAAACCCGCGTTCCTCTACAACCCGCTGAACAAGCAGATCGACTGGGACAGCCTGAGCGTCAAAGCCCCGGAGGAG CCTGCCAGACAGTTCAAGCCGTGGAAGACAAACGCTGTGCCGCCTCCTGACAGCTACGCTGCAgagccagagaagaagaagggaccTCCTCCGGGAATGGACATGGCCATAAAGTGGTCCAACGTGTACGAAGACAACGGGGAGGACGCGCCACAGCCTTTCACTGGCAATGCCCAGTTCTTACcatcagaggagcagcagccatcAGACTCAG ATGAGGACCCAGACCTAGCAGGCGCCTCTGCCAAGAAGCGGCGAGTGGAGACCTTCaagcagaaggagaagaggaagagggacatGGGTCAAGCCACCTCAGACAAGAACTTcgtggaggaagagaaaaggatCCTCAGGCAAAATATCGACTGA